The sequence GACGACGGCACATGCGCGGTCGCGGGTCACGGCACCGAAGGCAAGGACGATCCATGCGATCAGCAGGCCTATAACCGGCAGGTGATTGATGGCCAGATGAAGATAGACGGGATTGTTGAACAACGAGTCGACCATACAGGTATGCCCGTGTCATTATTGATCCATTCACGCCGAAGTAGCAAGGCACTTCGGAGGCGAGGTGAGCTGCACCGGCCTGTTTTTCATCAGTTTTTGAGCACTTCGCAGCGCTCGGAGTTGCGTAGGAGATCGCGGGGCCGATACAATCCGACAGCGATGCAATCCCGGACAATCCACTCAGATCTTTTGGCTGTTTTTGGAAGGGCTTCGGCCGCGGTGGTTGGTCGTCGCGCGGCGGCCCTGCCGCAGGGGTCTCTGCGAGACCGGCCATGAGGTTCCTTTGCCGGTGCATCGCTTTGGCGGTGATTTTTATTTCCCTCGCCTCCCCATCGCTTGCCGGAAAATTTGGGGATCAACTCGAAGGCGCTGCGCGTGCCTGCTGGGTTGGGGGGCTTTGCGGCATTGATGGTTATGCCTTTGGTACCTACGTCGACAAGACGCGTGAGGACCTGGGTTGCGAGATCGGCGAAGAGGGAGTCGATTATTGGCAGATGGGGGTCGACGCGGCGCCGCTTCTGCCGGAGTTTGCTCGAGATGATTGCGCGTTCTTCTATGGCTATGAGGCGTGCTTGCTCCCCTCGGTTGCCTGTCGCCAATAGGAAGGCCGCTCTCTTGAATCTACACGGATTCGTAGATGCGCCGGGAATCTTCGGCAGAACGGCGCCAGGAAAAACGGGACGCTTGGTCCTGCAGGGGCCCGGGCGGAGAGGGGTCGCGCCAAGCCGAGAGGATGGCATCCGACAAGCTTTTCAGATTACCCGGCTCGAATTGGATGCCCACCTCTCCTGCGACTTCGGGTAGAGAGCTTGCCCGGGAGCAGACCACCGGCGTGCCACATGCCATCGCTTCGACGACCGGCAGGCCGAATCCTTCGTACGAGGACGGCAAGACCAGCAAGCGTGCTCGCTGATAGGAGGCAAGGAGTTCTGTGTCGCTGACGTAGTTGCGCTGTATAACGGCTCCGCTCAGGCCCAGTCGTTCAATGGTCATCGCGGTCTCGGGGTAGCGGTCATCGGAGGAGCCGATGATCTCGAGTCGGGCTTCCGGGCCCAGTTGCTCACGAACCGCAGCAAAGGCTTCAATCAAAAGCGGCACGTTTTTATAAGGGTCGAGTCGGCCGACATAAAGGATCACCGGCTCTCGCGGCAGCGGGCCGGGACAGTAGACGTCGGACACGCCGTTGTAGACAACCTCGACGTGCTCGGGCGGCACCGGCAGATGTTCGACAATGTCGTTGGCCGAGGCCTTGCTGACGGCGATGATCTTGTCGGCTCGCTTGCTGAGGCTTTGCATCAACGAACGGTACAGCGGAAAGAAGCGCCGCTTTTTTGATCTCGGAGCGTTGTCGGGAAACAGGAGGGGAATCAGATCATGCACCGTCACCACGCAAGCGATACGCCCTCGACGACCCGCCGGGAAAGCTCCGAACGGAATCATCCAGTTCGGGGAGTGAAAGACATCGATCTGGTGTTGCTTCAGCCATCTGGGCATCACCAGTTGCCCAACGGGCGAGAAGACACCGTGCTCCATCCGAAATGCCGACCAATTCGGATTTTTCTCGAAAGAGGTGGCATCGCGAGTGTGCTCGAGGGTTTCGTTGGCGTCGAACAAGCAGACATATTGGTTGCGATCGTCCAGCACGGACAACTCGCGAATCAGCTCGCGCGTATAGACACCGATCCCCGAGAGTTCCGGGGTGATCCATCTTGCATCGATGCAGATCTTCATCCGACCACCTCACGATAGAGTGCCCAGGTCTTTTCAGCTGTAGTCTCCCAGCGGAAGGCAGTCGCCACCGACCGGCCGGCATCGATCCATGGGCTCGGATTGTTGAGAACTTCGCCGACCGCAATTGTCCACTCTGTCGGATCGTATCCATCGACCAGGCGGGCTCCGTTGCCGAGGACTTCGCGCAATGAGCCTGCGGAGGACGAAACCACTGGCGTTCCGCAGAGCATCGCTTCCAACGGTGGCAGGCCGAACCCTTCGTAGAGCGACGGAAATACCATGGCATCTGCACCTCGATAGAGGTCGCCGAGATGGGCCTCTGGCAGGTAGTCGATATATCGAATTCGTTCCGCGGCGGGAGACCGTCTAATTCTCTCGAAGATCGGTTCGCACTTCCAACCTTTCATTCCCGCCAGCACAAGGTCGCCATCGAAGTCGAGCTTCTCGAAGATCTCGATCAGAAGCTGATGGTTCTTGCGCGGTTCGATCGTGCCGACGTGAAGCAGGTAGGGGCGGTTTAGGCCAAAAGAGGATTGGAAATGGGTGCGCTGTTGGGGGGTTGATGTTGAATATTCTTTCAGACCGAGATGGATCGGAAAGAGTTTTTCTCGTGGTACGCTCAACAGGGCCCGAACTTCGTCGGCCACAAACAAACTGTCCGTGATAATGGCATCCGAGCGTGCGACCGTTTGGCGAATCTGTCTGCTCAGAAAGGCGTAGTTTTTGGCTTCCATGGTTTCGGGGTGCCGAAGGAACGACACGTCGTGAATCGTCACGATCGATTTTCCTTGTCGCAGGGGCGGGCGGATGAAATTCGGGAAATGGTAGAGATCGGCCGGGCCCGCAAATGCATCAAATGGCGGCCAGTCCAGCCGATTCCAGCATTGCTGCACCCAACGTCGGGGCAGCCATCGGTTGGCTTTTTCCTCGGCGCTGCCCGCAGCGACAGGGCGGCTCTTGCCGGCGAAATCGAAATGGAAGAGCGCCAGCTGGTCGTCGGCTGCCTGCGGAGCGAGGTGCTCCGCCAGCATTTTCGTGTAGCGTCCCACACCGGCGCGCTGGGCGACCGCTGCCTGAATATCGATGCAGACCCTCACGCGGCAGAGCATAGCCGAACCTCTGCCGAATCCCAGACCTGAGCGGCAATGCGGCTTCAGCCCGACGTCGGCTTGTGGCGGTTAGTTTTTGCGCTCCAAATGAAGTGCTGTGTAGCTGCGAGCGGGGGACCCAAGGTCGATCTCTTCGGATTCCATCGAAAACCCGCCTTCCGTGAAGCATGCCATGATGGCGTCCGGGTCAGTGTTGACGAAGATCTCGGGTTGGGCGCCCGCCACCGCCAGAAACTTGCCGGCAAGAAGGCCCCGCGCGCCTGGTTTCAAGACCCGCGCGAGTTCGGCGACATAGGCGGGCAGGGGGTTCAGAAAGTAGACGACGTTCACCGCGAGCAGTCGGTCCACCGCGCCGTCGTCCAGAAAGCCGCTCATATCGATCGCATCGGTGTCATGGATCTCCGGTCGCAGCGGCAGCGAGGGGGCAAGCTGCACGAGCTCTTGGCGAAAACGTTCGCTGATTTCCACCCCGATCAGGCGCGAGGGGTTGGTCTTCCCGATCTCGGGCCACGCCCATCCACTGCCGGGCCCCAATTCCAGAACGCAGTGTCCGGCCGAGATCTCCAGCCGTCGGGCAGCGTCCTGCGCGCTCAGGCGGTTGTTGCGCTCCATCATTCCACGAGTGAGGCGCCCGAGCACGCCTGTGCCTGGTTCGCGCATATTGCGCGCGATTATCGAGGTGTTCATGAAGGTAGCCACCAACCGGGAAAGTTTGTCAGCCATGAGGATTGTATGGTGGAGGGTTGGTTCGTGGTCAATATCTGGCTTGGAGATGAGTGTCAGATGAGTGTCGGACGTGTGTCGCCGACCTTGTAAATCGGACGAGAATCTGGGCGAAACATGCTGCAATGGAGTACTCCGATCTCGCTACTATCGCCGGGTTTGCCTTCCTGTATTCTCTGGTTGCGTCTCGGTTGGAGAAGTCGCGGTTCAACGGTGCCCTCGTCTACGTGCTGGCCGGATTTGTTTTCAGCAATCACGTTCTTGGGTGGATAAATATCGAGATCGGTGGCGAAGCGCTGAAGACGCTTGCGGAACTCACGCTCGCATTGGTCCTGTTTACCGATTCGGCCAATATCAACCTGGTCACGTTGCGCCGTGTCGAGAAAATTCCGATAAGGCTTCTGCTGATCGGGTTGCCGCTGACGATCGCATTGGGCCTGGGCTTGGGTACTCTGTTGTTTGCCGAACTCGGGTTTTTCGAAGTGGCGCTGCTGGCCACGATGCTCGCGCCTACGGATGCGGCCCTTGGTAAGGCGGTGGTGACCAACCCCTCGGTTCCGGATTCTGTCCGCGAGAGTCTGAACGTGGAGAGCGGCCTCAACGACGGGATCTGCGTACCGGTGCTGCTTTTCTTTCTGGCCCTGGCGGTAGGAGATACCGAATCGGGGCAGGCGGCTGAACTGATGGCCCAATTATCTCTTCAGGCGATTGGCATCGGCGTCCTGATCGGATTTCTGGGCGGCTATTTTGGCAGTCGCCTCGTGCGGTATTGTTCTGCGCGGCGATGGGTGCACGGTCCCTGGTTGCAGATTCCGGTCATCGCGTTGGCGCTGCTCTGTTTCGCAACCGCACAAGGTTTCGAGGGGAGCGGGTTTATCGCCTGTTTTGTGGCTGGCCTGATTTTTGGTGGTTTCGAGACCGACCATAAGCAGAGTTTTCTGGATGCGGCCGAGGGCATCGGCAATTCGATGGCGTTGGTCACCTGGTTTGTCTTTGGCGTCGGGGCGCTGGGGCTGACCTGGCAGTACCTCGATTGGCGCGTTCTGGCCTACTCGCTGCTCAGTCTGACCGCCCTTCGCATCGTGCCGGTTTTTGTCGCCGCCCTCGGTCTCAATCTGCGTTGGGATACGACGCTATTCATGGGATGGTTTGGCCCACGCGGTTTGGCCAGCATCGTGTTTGTGGTTCTGGTTCATGACAAGGCTCTTTCTGGATCCGGGCTATTGATTACCATCGTCACTTCGACGATCCTCCTCAGCGTGCTTTTGCACGGGATCACGGCAAATCCCCTATCCAAAAAATACGGGGCAAGAATCGCCGAGGATGGCGGAGAGATCTGAACGCTTGATGTTCGGGTTGTGATCTTGGGGCGGTCGCCGCGCGAAGCGGCATGCGGTCTCAGGGCAAGTGCTCGTAGGTGCCGCTGGCGGTGTTGGCGCGTCCGCCGCTGACCGAGGCAAAGTCCCCGGTGGCCTGGTTCTCGAGCCCGCCGCTGATCGATGCGCAAGTGGCCGCAGCCTCGTTGTCCTGGCCGCCGCTGACCGACGCGTGACTGGCGGTGGCCCGATTCGCGTAGCCGCCGCTGGCGACCGACGCGAAGCTGCTGCTCTCGTTGTCCTCGCCGCCGCTGGCCACCGCATAGTCGCCATCTGCAGTATTCCTGTAACCACCGCTGACCAAAGCTCCGGTCCCGCTGGCCGTATTATGTCCCCACCGCTGACCGCCGAGAGGTCGGCATCGGCGGTATCTGTTAGTGACCGGAAACCAGTAAGGGGGCTAGGCTTCGGGAATGCTCGCGAAATTCGCCCTTGTCTGTGGTTTGCTGGTCGGGATTGCCAAGCCGCTACCTGCGATGGCCGGCGAGTGTGCCGGAGACTGGACCTATGCGGCAGCCCGGGTGGAGGGATGCACGAGTATCGGTGGGTCGCTCGTGATTACAGGCGGGCGCATGGTGACCCTCGCGGGCCTGGCGGACTTGGAGCGCGTGGGTGGTAGTCTGGTCATCACGAACAACAAGGCCCTCGGGAGTCTCGACGGCTTGTCCGAACTGACTTCGATTGGCTCAAGCGGCGATCGCTCGAGCCAAGGTCTGATCATTAACGGGAACGGAGCACTCCGGGATATCGACGGTTTATCCCGGCTCGTGGAGGTCGTCGGGAGTATCCAGATTGCCGCCAATGGTGCCCTCGAAAACCTCGATGGGCTGTCGGGATTGAGCGCAATCGGTGCGACGGGGGCTCGCGCGGGCGCGAGCCTTGTCATTGCCGATAATGGCTCGCTGCGCGATGTCGATGGGCTATCCGGGGTCTCGCGGTCCGAGGGTAGTATCCGGGTGGTGAATAACGATGCTCTCGATCATGTCGATGGGCTCTCGAGGTTAACCTCGATTGGCACGAGCGGGGATGGCTCGGGCGAAAGTCTGGTGATTTCCGACAATGGAGCGTTGCGCCATATTGACGGCTTGACCGGGCTCTCGGAAACCCAGGGTGGCCTACGGATCGTGAATAACGATGCGCTGAGGAATCTTGCGGGGCTCGCGCGCGTGACCTGGATCGGAGTCGATGGCGCGGGGGAGAGTCTGGTGATCGCGGATAACGGCGCACTGTGTGACCTCGATGGCTTGTCTGCCCTGCGTGGCCTCGGCGGCAGCCTCCGGGTGGAAGATAATGATGCCCTTAATCATCTTGACGGGCTCTCCGGACTGACCTCGGTGGGCTCGAACAGTGAACCTGCAAGCGAGAGTGTCGTGATCGCGGACAACGGTTCGCTTCGCGACCTCAATGGATTGTCCGGATTAACGAGCCTTGGTGGTGCGCTGCGCATTGCCAACAATGATGCGCTCGATAACCTCGATGGCCTCGCCGGGCTGCGCTCGGCTGGTTCGAGCGCAGATCAAACCGGTGAGAGTCTCGCGATTGAGGACAACGGAGCACTGCGCGATCTCGATGGCTTATCCGGTCTTACGGGTACCGGCGGGAGCATCCGTGTCGCGAGCAATGATGCCCTCGAGAATCTGGACGGACTTTCCGGGCTGCGCTCGATCGGGTCGAGTGGGGAAGGTTCGGACGAGAGTCTGGTTATTGCGGACAATGGGTCGCTGCGCGATATCGACGGGCTCTATGGTCTCGGCGCGACCCCGGGGGCGGTGCGCATCGTGTCCAATGACGATCTTTGCGAAAGTCAGGTAGCCGACCTGTTCGAGAGCGTGGTGGTCGGAGGTGCGCTCACGATTTCTGGAAATAGTGGCTCTTGCGTATCTGTCTGCGGTGACGGGATCGTCGATGCGGGGGAGGCTTGCGATGACGGCAACACCTACAACGGGGATTGCTGCTCGTCTACCTGTGATATCGAGGCTGCGGGAACTGTCTGCCGGCCAATGGCAGATATATGTGATCAGGAAGAAGTCTGCGACGGGATCGAGGGTTTTTGCCCCGCGGACGAGCGCATCGCGGACCTGGATGCCGATGGGGTGTGCGACGACATCGACATTTGCCCGGAGGTTGCCGACCGGGAGCAATCCGATGCAGACGGGGACGGCCTAGGCGATGCCTGCGACCCCTGCACAGGCGGTGTGACTGCCGAGAACGCAGTCTTGCAGGCCACCAACTTTGTCACCCCGGAAGCCGATGACAAGCTGAGCTTCAAAGCCGATTTGGTGTTCCCGGCGCCGGTCGCCCTCAGCCCACAGACAAACGGATTCCGGCTTCTGGTCGAGAGTGCCGACGCCGAGGCCGGTGGGGACGTCGTGCTGGAACTGGCGGTGCCCGCGGGGCTCTATGATCCGCTCACGCGTAGCGGTTGGATCCCGGCAGCTAACGGCAAGAAGTTCCAATATGTCACAAAGGAAATGATCGGCGGTATGGAGCCCAAGGTCATCCTTAAATGGAACCCCAAGCAGGCCAACGAAGTGGCTGTGGTGGTAAAGGGGAAGGCCGGCAATTTCGCCCAACCCGCGATTGCTTTGCCTTTAAAAGCGACGTTGTCGTTGGAACCGACGGATCCGATGACTACTCTTTGCGCTGAAGCCGATTACCCCGGCCCGAGGCCGCAGCCTTTCTGCCGCATGAGTGCCAGCGGTGTGGCGGTCCTTTGTAAATAGGTCCAGCCTCGGTGACGAAAAAGGCCGCTGAAACTTGCCGGAGTGCTGGGTTTTGGGGTTTTCGGGCCGCGCGCAGAGGAATTTCGCGGTTTTTGCCGTGGGGTTGTAATGATGCCCCAACTGGATCGTCAGCCCTTGCAGAAGGGGCCGTGCAACGAAGTTCATGAATCGCGTGGCCGCAAAAGGAGTCGATAATGTCTGATGAATCCAAATGTATGTGTGAGACCTCGTGTTCCTCTGAGCCGACCGGTTCGGGTTGTTGCTGTGGCGAAAAATGCGGCTGCGCCGCCTCGTGTGCCTGCCCGAGCAGTTGTGGCTGTCCGGAATCCGCAAACTAAGCTATAAAAAGCCCATGGGTCCTTCCGAAAGCGCCAGCAAGCGCGAAATCATCGCTGCAACGCTGCGCGAAAAACGGGCTGATTTCGAGGCGTTCGTTCGACGTCGCTCGAGTGCTGACGAGGCTGGAGATATCCTCCAGGCAGCAGCACTCCGAGCGATCGAGCGAGCCGATTCCCTCGATGATCCGGAAAAAGCGGTCGCATGGCTCTATCGCTTGCACCGCAATGTGATGATCGACGCAGGGCGCAAAAACGCTACCGAGCGTCGGGTGATCGATGCGGCATCGGAGGCCGAGGCCCGTGCCCCCGAACCCGCCGAGGATCCCTGCGGATGCAGCATCAGCCAGGCGAAAGGCATGGAAGGCAATCACGCATCGATCCTTTCGCTGGTGGATCTGCGGGGATTGAATTTGGGGGAGGCGGCGCGAGCGCTCGATATCTCGACCAACAGTGCCGCGGTCCGTCTGCACCGTGCTCGCAAAGCACTGAGCCAGAAAATGCTGGACCATTGTGGCGTGACGAGCCTCAGCGACTGCATCGACTGCCGCTGCGTCTACGAGGGCTGCTGCGCTGGCTGAAGCCTCGCGGCTGTGCTGCGACCTCGGGCTGACGCTTGATGCCTCGAGCTGACGCTTGCGATGTGGGACTATGTCGCGCTGCGCACTAACGTGCGCAGGCGTTTTCAGACCCTGAGGCATACCGCAGGGCGGGGTAGGGGTTCTGCGAAGTGGAGGTCCATAGAGGCTGTAAATTCGCCCGTTGGTCGATCCAGTTCTCGGCAGCATCGATCTACGCTCCGAGATCCTTTTGGCTTTGCGGGGACTCTGCTCGCTTTCAGGCGCTGTCGTTATCTTCGATTTCCCTGATGGAGCGGCGCGTGATTGCAGATACGATATTGCTTTTGCTTCGCAGGCAGCGAAGTGGTGGAGTCAACCGATGGCTTTGAAAAGTTTTCCGCCGAGTCGGCTCTTCGCGTTTTTCATGTTCCTTGCT is a genomic window of Candidatus Binatia bacterium containing:
- a CDS encoding sigma-70 family RNA polymerase sigma factor; translation: MGPSESASKREIIAATLREKRADFEAFVRRRSSADEAGDILQAAALRAIERADSLDDPEKAVAWLYRLHRNVMIDAGRKNATERRVIDAASEAEARAPEPAEDPCGCSISQAKGMEGNHASILSLVDLRGLNLGEAARALDISTNSAAVRLHRARKALSQKMLDHCGVTSLSDCIDCRCVYEGCCAG
- a CDS encoding DUF4215 domain-containing protein, with the translated sequence MLAKFALVCGLLVGIAKPLPAMAGECAGDWTYAAARVEGCTSIGGSLVITGGRMVTLAGLADLERVGGSLVITNNKALGSLDGLSELTSIGSSGDRSSQGLIINGNGALRDIDGLSRLVEVVGSIQIAANGALENLDGLSGLSAIGATGARAGASLVIADNGSLRDVDGLSGVSRSEGSIRVVNNDALDHVDGLSRLTSIGTSGDGSGESLVISDNGALRHIDGLTGLSETQGGLRIVNNDALRNLAGLARVTWIGVDGAGESLVIADNGALCDLDGLSALRGLGGSLRVEDNDALNHLDGLSGLTSVGSNSEPASESVVIADNGSLRDLNGLSGLTSLGGALRIANNDALDNLDGLAGLRSAGSSADQTGESLAIEDNGALRDLDGLSGLTGTGGSIRVASNDALENLDGLSGLRSIGSSGEGSDESLVIADNGSLRDIDGLYGLGATPGAVRIVSNDDLCESQVADLFESVVVGGALTISGNSGSCVSVCGDGIVDAGEACDDGNTYNGDCCSSTCDIEAAGTVCRPMADICDQEEVCDGIEGFCPADERIADLDADGVCDDIDICPEVADREQSDADGDGLGDACDPCTGGVTAENAVLQATNFVTPEADDKLSFKADLVFPAPVALSPQTNGFRLLVESADAEAGGDVVLELAVPAGLYDPLTRSGWIPAANGKKFQYVTKEMIGGMEPKVILKWNPKQANEVAVVVKGKAGNFAQPAIALPLKATLSLEPTDPMTTLCAEADYPGPRPQPFCRMSASGVAVLCK
- a CDS encoding glycosyltransferase family 1 protein; translated protein: MKICIDARWITPELSGIGVYTRELIRELSVLDDRNQYVCLFDANETLEHTRDATSFEKNPNWSAFRMEHGVFSPVGQLVMPRWLKQHQIDVFHSPNWMIPFGAFPAGRRGRIACVVTVHDLIPLLFPDNAPRSKKRRFFPLYRSLMQSLSKRADKIIAVSKASANDIVEHLPVPPEHVEVVYNGVSDVYCPGPLPREPVILYVGRLDPYKNVPLLIEAFAAVREQLGPEARLEIIGSSDDRYPETAMTIERLGLSGAVIQRNYVSDTELLASYQRARLLVLPSSYEGFGLPVVEAMACGTPVVCSRASSLPEVAGEVGIQFEPGNLKSLSDAILSAWRDPSPPGPLQDQASRFSWRRSAEDSRRIYESV
- a CDS encoding cation:proton antiporter; translated protein: MEYSDLATIAGFAFLYSLVASRLEKSRFNGALVYVLAGFVFSNHVLGWINIEIGGEALKTLAELTLALVLFTDSANINLVTLRRVEKIPIRLLLIGLPLTIALGLGLGTLLFAELGFFEVALLATMLAPTDAALGKAVVTNPSVPDSVRESLNVESGLNDGICVPVLLFFLALAVGDTESGQAAELMAQLSLQAIGIGVLIGFLGGYFGSRLVRYCSARRWVHGPWLQIPVIALALLCFATAQGFEGSGFIACFVAGLIFGGFETDHKQSFLDAAEGIGNSMALVTWFVFGVGALGLTWQYLDWRVLAYSLLSLTALRIVPVFVAALGLNLRWDTTLFMGWFGPRGLASIVFVVLVHDKALSGSGLLITIVTSTILLSVLLHGITANPLSKKYGARIAEDGGEI
- a CDS encoding glycosyltransferase family 1 protein translates to MRVCIDIQAAVAQRAGVGRYTKMLAEHLAPQAADDQLALFHFDFAGKSRPVAAGSAEEKANRWLPRRWVQQCWNRLDWPPFDAFAGPADLYHFPNFIRPPLRQGKSIVTIHDVSFLRHPETMEAKNYAFLSRQIRQTVARSDAIITDSLFVADEVRALLSVPREKLFPIHLGLKEYSTSTPQQRTHFQSSFGLNRPYLLHVGTIEPRKNHQLLIEIFEKLDFDGDLVLAGMKGWKCEPIFERIRRSPAAERIRYIDYLPEAHLGDLYRGADAMVFPSLYEGFGLPPLEAMLCGTPVVSSSAGSLREVLGNGARLVDGYDPTEWTIAVGEVLNNPSPWIDAGRSVATAFRWETTAEKTWALYREVVG
- a CDS encoding class I SAM-dependent methyltransferase, whose translation is MADKLSRLVATFMNTSIIARNMREPGTGVLGRLTRGMMERNNRLSAQDAARRLEISAGHCVLELGPGSGWAWPEIGKTNPSRLIGVEISERFRQELVQLAPSLPLRPEIHDTDAIDMSGFLDDGAVDRLLAVNVVYFLNPLPAYVAELARVLKPGARGLLAGKFLAVAGAQPEIFVNTDPDAIMACFTEGGFSMESEEIDLGSPARSYTALHLERKN